One Lentisphaerota bacterium DNA window includes the following coding sequences:
- a CDS encoding acetate kinase has product MSKQAVDKILVINSGSSSLKFMLFSMATETMMAKGLVERIGMPNGNLAYQRDGEAKTEQTIHAENHGKALALACRMLVDPACGVIKALTEVDAIGHRVVHGGEKFSAAVIVDDVTKAGIGECSPLAPLHNPANLGGIVACETVFPDTPNIAVFDTAFHHTIPKHAFLYAIPSAYYENLRIRKYGFHGISYQFVAAAAAQIIGKPLEQTRLIICHLGNGSSIAAVAGGKSLDTTMGMTPLAGLIMGSRSGDLDPAVVLYLAREGKLSLDEIDTLLNKQSGLLGCAGTGSGDMRELVAAAAAGKEVAVTTLNMVGHRAALYIGGYYTLLGGADAIIFTGGIGENSFPAREAIITRLAAIGCRLDPARNQATNFGKSGPVSTDDSSLPAIVIPTNEELMIARETFAILSRQGH; this is encoded by the coding sequence ATGTCAAAACAAGCTGTTGACAAGATTCTGGTGATCAATTCGGGAAGCTCGTCCCTGAAGTTCATGCTCTTCAGCATGGCTACCGAGACCATGATGGCCAAAGGCCTCGTCGAACGGATCGGCATGCCCAATGGCAATCTCGCCTATCAGCGCGACGGCGAAGCCAAGACCGAGCAGACCATCCATGCCGAGAATCATGGCAAGGCCCTCGCCCTGGCTTGCCGCATGCTGGTCGATCCCGCCTGCGGCGTCATCAAGGCGCTCACCGAAGTGGACGCCATCGGCCACCGTGTCGTGCACGGCGGCGAGAAATTTTCGGCGGCGGTCATTGTGGATGATGTGACCAAGGCCGGGATCGGCGAGTGCAGCCCCCTCGCGCCGCTCCACAATCCGGCCAACCTCGGCGGCATCGTCGCCTGCGAAACGGTCTTCCCGGACACGCCCAACATCGCGGTGTTCGACACCGCCTTCCACCATACGATACCCAAGCACGCCTTCCTGTACGCCATTCCCAGCGCCTATTACGAGAACCTCCGCATCCGCAAATACGGATTTCACGGCATCTCCTATCAGTTTGTCGCCGCCGCCGCCGCCCAAATCATCGGCAAGCCGCTGGAGCAAACCCGTTTGATCATCTGCCATCTCGGCAACGGGTCGTCAATCGCCGCCGTGGCCGGCGGCAAGTCGCTCGATACGACCATGGGCATGACCCCGCTGGCAGGCCTCATCATGGGAAGCCGCTCGGGCGATCTCGATCCCGCTGTGGTTCTCTACCTCGCCCGTGAGGGTAAGCTCTCGCTCGACGAGATCGACACGCTCCTCAACAAGCAGTCGGGGCTGCTGGGGTGCGCGGGCACCGGATCCGGCGACATGCGCGAGCTGGTCGCCGCCGCAGCTGCCGGCAAGGAGGTGGCCGTGACCACGCTCAACATGGTGGGCCACCGCGCCGCGCTCTACATCGGCGGCTATTACACCCTGCTCGGCGGCGCCGATGCGATCATCTTCACCGGCGGCATCGGCGAGAACTCCTTCCCCGCGCGCGAGGCGATCATCACCCGCCTCGCCGCCATCGGCTGCCGGCTCGACCCCGCGCGCAACCAGGCGACCAATTTTGGAAAGTCAGGCCCCGTCTCCACCGACGATTCCTCCCTGCCGGCGATTGTCATCCCTACCAATGAAGAACTGATGATTGCCCGCGAGACTTTCGCCATCCTCTCCCGTCAAGGACACTGA